CCTGCTCAATCATCTCTTCTGCCGATTTTGCGTCAGGCGTTACTTCCGCAGATACGGATTCAACATCAGGTACAAGCTGCAAAATTTCTTCAATTCGATCTTCAAATTTCACGCCTTCTTTGGCTACCAAAGATGGATTCGTTGTTACTCCAGATAGTACTCCAATTTTATACGCGGTTTTAATATCCTGTACATTCGCTGTGTCAATAAAGAATTTCATTTGTGTAGCCTCCTGTAATGTGTATTAATAATGATGTGGTAACACTATAAAATAATCTGTAGACGAATGAATCTCACCTCTCACTTCTTATATGATATAAAGATTGTGAGATTCATTCAGATGAACAGAACTTACCCAAAATTTATCCTACAATAACTTGTGCAACAGGAGTAGCTTCTGAGGATTCATCTTCAGCAGCTCTCTCCGTTTCATGTACGACAAAGGTCTCATCCGGCTCATCAAACCACCAGCGGTAACCGTCCTGAGCGAGCAGTTCATTCGCTGCTGCCGGACCATGAGAACCCGCAGGGTAGTGATGAAGCGGTACTTCGTTCTCAGCAAAAGCCTCAAGTATCGGTTGTACCCATTTCCATGAGAGCTCCACTTCATCCCAGTGGACAAAGAAGGTGGAGTCGCCAATGAGGGCATCGTTAATCAGGGTCTCATAAGCCTCCGGCGCCTCCGTCCGGTCAGGGTACAGATCAATGTTGACTGGCTTGAATCCACCCTTCAGCTCGCGGTCCTTCGTATTCAGCTGCAGTGTAATTCCTTCATCTGGACCAATATCAAAGATCAGCAGATTGGGCGTAATGGATTGCTGTGCGCTGCCGAGTGATTTAATCGGATCTTTGAATTCGACAACCATACGTGTATGCTTGGATTTCAAACGTTTACCTGTACGGATATAGAACGGAACTCCACGCCAGTAGTAGTTATCAATGTTCAGCTTGGCAGCGATAAACGTATCGTTCATCGAGTCTGCTGCAATACCCGGCTCAGAAGTATAACCTTGGACCGGTGTGCCATGAAGTGTTCCTCCAGCGTATTGACCTCGCACAATGCGTTTAGCAACATCCTGTCTCTGCAATGGTTCAATCGCTTCAAGCACTTTTTTCTTCTTCAATCGTACATTTTCCGCTGTTGTGCTGTTCTGAGGTACTTGGATCGCCAGCATCATGAGCAGCTGGAGCATGTGATTCTGGAACATATCCCGTACAGCGCCCACATGATCATAATAGCCTGCACGCTCTTCCACTCCAACGGTTTCATCAGCTGTTATCTGAACGTTCGCGATGTAGCGATTATTCCACAAGGCTTGAATTACCGGGTTCGCCTGCTGTAATGCTTCAAGACGCTGAACCATCGGCTTGCCAAGATAATGGTCAATTCTGTATATTTCCTCTTCAGCGAATGCCTCGCTTAATTGAGCATTAAGCACTCGAGCCGAAGCCAGATCATGTCCAAAAGGTTTCTCAATGACAAGTCTCTTCCAGCCCGTAACTTCACCAAGTCCGCTGTTCTCGATTTGGGATGCGATCGTTCCGAAGAACTCGGGTCCTACAGAAAGGTAGAAGAAACGATTCACACGGCCTTCATGACCTTGCTCCCACGCCTCCACGCGTTCTTTTAATTGAACAAAATCCTCTTGTTTATCAATATTCAAAATATTAAAGCCGAATAAGCTTAGAAATGCTTGTAACGTATGATCTTCCTTTACTTCGAAACGATAAAAATCAAAAAGAGATTGCTTAACATGGGCCTGGAAGGTTTCATCAGATAAGCTTCTTCTCCCCAGTCCAATCAGAGAAAATGTCTCCGGCAGCTTTCCGTTTAGGAACAAATGATAAAGTGCAGGATATATTTTTCGTTTGGCCAAATCGCCTGTAGCTCCAAACAATACAAAAGTTGTAGGATTCACTTCCATTATCTCCTTCCTGCTGAGAGTGCACAGTTACCGAAAATTTCGTATTGCTGTGATCGTCTCTGGTATCTATTTCTTAGATACACTATAATACAAAGCACAGTTATACATGTAATTAATATATTTCAGAGGAGATATAGACCACATCTATGGCAAATAATTATGAACTATATAAAGTTTTCTATTGGGCCGCCAAAACAGGGAGTTTAACCCAGGCAGCAAAAGCATTGT
This sequence is a window from Paenibacillus urinalis. Protein-coding genes within it:
- the zwf gene encoding glucose-6-phosphate dehydrogenase, coding for MNPTTFVLFGATGDLAKRKIYPALYHLFLNGKLPETFSLIGLGRRSLSDETFQAHVKQSLFDFYRFEVKEDHTLQAFLSLFGFNILNIDKQEDFVQLKERVEAWEQGHEGRVNRFFYLSVGPEFFGTIASQIENSGLGEVTGWKRLVIEKPFGHDLASARVLNAQLSEAFAEEEIYRIDHYLGKPMVQRLEALQQANPVIQALWNNRYIANVQITADETVGVEERAGYYDHVGAVRDMFQNHMLQLLMMLAIQVPQNSTTAENVRLKKKKVLEAIEPLQRQDVAKRIVRGQYAGGTLHGTPVQGYTSEPGIAADSMNDTFIAAKLNIDNYYWRGVPFYIRTGKRLKSKHTRMVVEFKDPIKSLGSAQQSITPNLLIFDIGPDEGITLQLNTKDRELKGGFKPVNIDLYPDRTEAPEAYETLINDALIGDSTFFVHWDEVELSWKWVQPILEAFAENEVPLHHYPAGSHGPAAANELLAQDGYRWWFDEPDETFVVHETERAAEDESSEATPVAQVIVG